A genomic segment from Micropterus dolomieu isolate WLL.071019.BEF.003 ecotype Adirondacks linkage group LG03, ASM2129224v1, whole genome shotgun sequence encodes:
- the LOC123968044 gene encoding carcinoembryonic antigen-related cell adhesion molecule 5-like — translation MEKKSEGTLAIVLLALIQGFLASSAVEVQPSINPAAVGDTVTLSLSPSITLKSGSWAVGESLILTWVGNQLAVFPSHSGRATANVLTGALTLSSVKVADSGVYAVQSSDPPFNANTSITVLEPISNVTLRANQTNRMEFNSSAVITCSVSSGSSLSFLWLNGSSEVTASNRVQLTDGNSTLTILSATRYDQGPFRCCVFNPVSNGTSDPVNFTIDYGPDNMAVTVNGQNKTSFSIGSNLAMLCSVQSNPPAQLQWAFRGGLVNTTGLLLKLFSVNEDQSGPYSCLAFNNLTNTNGNITIHIVIAVPISYVTVRANTTNLMELTDTAVLMCSVSNGSSPSYAWLNGSSVITAGGRVQLSNGGTTLTMVGVTRYDQGPFMCNVTNGISHAISLPVLLNISYGPMKPVITGVSVALAGTKEILNCSSASYPTSLISWYFNDSLLTTTSELAIGPLTLDMSGKYICIAFNNITKISSSAYTMLIFLAPVTTVSIKMVRAHPVLNHTFTLTCDSAGHVHSVIWMHNLSPLYPDNTRNFSIDNATLTFDPILHSDNGSYQCEASNTFSKSTSEIFKLDVVYGPDMPTITGPNVARTGDNVTLSCYAPSNPLSFYSWLFNGSLVANTSQYVTPLLTIATCGIYTCMAYNNITGKNSTAHRMLTVVDSIIDVQVQASMDYAIESNFYMLKCIVTGPAEHVNWMKNGEPLQEDNRTAINMANATVTFNPLETTDTGYYQCMAINAFDNKTSPPYKLLVNFGPRTPTIDGPAFAEKGNSAIFQCSAMSIPPSQFSWWFNGSIVANTSLFKTGPLSFNMSGEYTCMAYNYLTGKNSTTSKMLTVIGVIESVVIRNNTVPINFNIFTLTCQVTGPYDKIYWMKNNMPLNMNTPTAYHAKNNVLCFTPVTTNNDGIYQCVAVNQGFSHYSPQYILLVNYGPLSVNIYGPNSAEVGSSVSLNCSATCQPDCVLSWFFNKQSSKPLKTGSVFTFSVAKKNQGNYICMANNLVTNITKYQTKAVTVTGECAFALLIFDVVTALCP, via the exons ATGGAGAAGAAAAGTGAAGGAACCTTGGCTATTGTGTTGCTGGCTTTAATACAAG GTTTTCTGGCCTCTAGTGCTGTGGAGGTGCAGCCCTCCATCAACCCTGCTGCAGTCGGGGACACAGTGacactgtctctgtctccctctatAACTCTAAAAAGTGGAAGCTGGGCAGTGGGAGAGTCCCTCATACTCACCTGGGTGGGTAACCAGCTGGCAGTCTTCCCTAGTCACAGCGGCAGGGCGACAGCCAACGTCCTCACTGGAGCTCTTACTCTGAGCTCCGTCAAGGTGGCCGACTCAGGAGTCTACGCAGTGCAAAGCAGTGACCCCCCATTTAATGCCAATACTTCCATCACTGTTCTGG AGCCCATTTCAAATGTGACACTAAGGGCGAATCAAACCAACCGGATGGAGTTCAACAGTTCAGCAGTCATTACATGCTCTGTTTCCTCTGgatcctccctctctttcctctggcTGAACGGCAGCTCTGAGGTTACAGCCAGCAACAGAGTTCAGCTCACTGATGGAAACTCCACTCTCACTATACTCAGTGCAACCCGCTATGACCAGGGACCATTCAGGTGTTGTGTGTTCAATCCTGTCAGTAATGGCACCAGTGATCCAGTAAACTTTACTATCGATT ATGGTCCTGATAACATGGCCGTAACAGTGAATGGACAGAACAAGACTTCCTTCTCTATTGGATCCAATCTGGCCATGCTCTGTTCAGTGCAGTCCAATCCTCCAGCTCAGCTTCAGTGGGCCTTCAGAGGAGGGCTTGTGAACACTACAGGTCTATTGTTGAAGCTGTTCAGCGTCAACGAAGATCAAAGTGGTCCATATTCTTGTCTGGCCTTTAACAATCTCACCAACACCAACGGCAATATCACCATACACATCGTGATAGCAG TGCCTATTTCATATGTGACAGTGAGGGCAAACACAACCAACCTGATGGAGTTAACTGACACAGCAGTTCTCATGTGCTCTGTGTCCAACGGCTCGTCCCCGTCTTATGCTTGGCTGAATGGCAGTTCTGTGATTACTGCCGGTGGGAGAGTACAGCTCAGCAATGGAGGCACCACTCTCACCATGGTCGGGGTGACCCGCTATGACCAGGGGCCATTCATGTGCAATGTGACCAATGGCATCAGCCATGCAATCAGTCTCCCTGTACTTCTGAACATCAGCT ATGGCCCAATGAAACCAGTGATCACGGGGGTGTCTGTGGCTCTGGCAGGAACAAAGGAGATCCTCAACTGCTCAAGCGCGTCTTATCCTACCAGCCTCATCAGCTGGTATTTCAACGATTCCCTGCTGACTACCACCTCAGAGTTAGCGATTGGACCTTTGACCTTAGACATGAGCGGGAAGTACATCTGCATAGCCTTCAACAACATCACCAAAATAAGCAGCTCTGCCTACACGATGCTCATTTTTTTGG CTCCAGTGACCACAGTGTCAATAAAAATGGTCAGAGCTCATCCAGTCCTGAACCACACCTTCACCCTAACCTGTGACTCAGCTGGACACGTCCATTCAGTTATCTGGATGCATAATTTATCCCCACTGTATCCTGACAACACAAGAAACTTCTCAATAGACAACGCCACCCTCACCTTTGATCCTATCTTGCACTCTGACAATGGGAGCTATCAGTGTGAAGCTTCCAACACATTCAGCAAATCAACCAGTGAAATCTTCAAACTGGATGTTGTTT ATGGACCTGATATGCCAACTATCACAGGACCAAATGTGGCAAGGACAGGAGACAATGTTACACTGAGCTGCTACGCACCATCAAATCCTCTCAGCTTCTACAGTTGGCTCTTCAACGGCTCTCTAGTGGCGAATACGTCTCAGTATGTCACACCTCTTCTTACCATAGCCACATGTGGAATATACACGTGCATGGCCTACAACAACATCACTGGAAAAAACAGTACCGCACACAGAATGCTTACTGTTGTTG ATTCAATAATAGATGTACAAGTACAAGCATCAATGGATTATGCTATAGAAAGTAATTTCTATATGCTGAAATGCATTGTGACTGGACCCGCTGAGCATGTTAACTGGATGAAAAATGGTGAGCCACTGCAAGAAGACAACAGAACTGCTATCAACATGGCCAATGCAACAGTCACCTTCAACCCACTAGAAACCACTGATACTGGATACTACCAGTGTATGGCTATTAATGCTTTTGACAACAAGACCAGCCCTCCATACAAGCTCCTTGTCAATT TTGGACCAAGAACACCCACCATTGACGGGCCAGCTTTTGCAGAGAAAGGAAATTCTGCAATCTTCCAGTGTTCTGCCATGTCAATACCTCCCAGTCAGTTCAGCTGGTGGTTCAATGGCTCCATTGTGGCCAATACATCATTGTTTAAAACTGGCCCTTTGTCGTTCAATATGAGTGGAGAATACACCTGTATGGCCTACAATTATTTGACAGGAAAGAACAGCACAACATCCAAGATGCTCACAGTCATTG GGGTTATAGAGTCAGTGGTGATCAGAAACAACACAGTTCCAATAAACTTTAATATCTTCACTCTGACATGTCAAGTTACTGGGCCGTATGACAAGATCTACTGGATGAAGAACAACATGCCCCTCAACATGAACACCCCCACAGCCTACCATGCTAAAAACAATGTGCTGTGCTTCACTCCAGTGACAACGAACAATGACGGGATATATCAGTGTGTCGCTGTCAATCAGGGGTTTTCACATTACAGCCCCCAATACATTCTCCTGGTGAACT ATGGCCCTCTGAGTGTGAATATCTACGGTCCAAATTCAGCAGAGGTTGGCAGCTCCGTGTCCCTGAACTGCTCTGCTACTTGTCAGCCAGATTGTGTCCTCTCCTGGTTCTTCAACAAGCAGTCATCAAAACCTCTAAAGACGGGCTCTGTTTTCACTTTCTCTGTGGCAAAAAAGAATCAGGGGAACTACATCTGTATGGCAAACAACCTTGTGACTAACATCACAAAGTACCAGACTAAAGCCGTTACTGTTACTGGTGAGTGTGCCTTTGCTCTCCTTATTTTTGACGTGGTGACTGCATTATGTCCATAA